In a single window of the Flavivirga spongiicola genome:
- a CDS encoding tellurite resistance TerB family protein → MSFSDLFDSGFKKRNESHFAAIVRIAMDDGIITAEEQAFLDRLARNLDISEGNYKSILKDYQSQPINPPVSYDRRLERLFDLVRMVHVDTINGDSENTLLKKIGIGLGFHPENVKYIVDKALTLVSNGVDLDTFIDEIKNMNR, encoded by the coding sequence ATGTCGTTTTCAGATTTATTTGATAGTGGATTTAAAAAGCGTAATGAGAGTCATTTCGCTGCTATTGTACGTATTGCCATGGATGATGGTATTATTACCGCTGAGGAACAAGCATTTTTAGATAGATTAGCACGAAATCTAGATATTAGTGAGGGAAATTATAAATCGATTTTAAAAGATTATCAATCACAACCAATTAATCCACCAGTATCTTACGATAGGCGCTTGGAACGTTTGTTTGATTTAGTAAGAATGGTACATGTAGATACCATTAATGGAGATTCTGAAAACACTTTGTTAAAAAAAATAGGTATTGGTCTTGGTTTTCATCCAGAAAATGTAAAGTATATTGTGGATAAAGCATTGACTTTAGTAAGTAATGGTGTAGATTTAGACACTTTTATTGATGAAATAAAAAATATGAATAGATAA
- a CDS encoding metal ABC transporter permease: protein MSSAQIEIQLIASLVAIACAIPGTFLVLRKMAMISDAISHSILPGIVIGFFITQDLNSPLLILLAALTGIITVILVEYIQKTGLVKEDTAIGLVFPILFSIGVILIAKNANDVHLDVDAVLLGELAFAPFDRLLIAGMDVGPKSLWVIGSILLITIGLLFAFFKELKISTFDVGLAASLGFSPAVIHYGLMTVSSITTVGAFDAVGAILVVALMIAPAATAYLLTTNLKRMLVYAICFGVFSAISGYWLAHWLDASIAGSITTMLGVLFLLIYLFAPSKGVIAVLYRERQQRTEVSLLTFLLHLRNHSEEEERHVNHLNEHINWQKVRSKTVLELALKNNMIVIENKIVSLTKKGKDFTSQAIDYIITNEDSKIEHMKDDFFLFRG, encoded by the coding sequence ATGAGTAGCGCCCAAATAGAAATACAGCTTATTGCCAGTTTGGTTGCCATTGCCTGTGCCATTCCCGGTACTTTTTTAGTGCTTCGCAAAATGGCAATGATTAGCGATGCTATAAGCCATTCTATTTTGCCTGGTATTGTTATAGGTTTTTTTATAACTCAAGATTTAAACTCGCCGCTACTTATTTTACTAGCAGCTTTAACGGGTATTATAACTGTTATTTTAGTGGAATACATTCAAAAAACTGGCTTGGTAAAAGAAGACACTGCCATTGGTTTAGTCTTCCCCATATTGTTTAGTATTGGTGTTATTCTAATTGCCAAAAATGCCAACGATGTTCATTTAGATGTAGACGCTGTTTTATTAGGTGAATTAGCCTTTGCGCCTTTTGATAGGTTATTAATTGCAGGGATGGATGTTGGTCCAAAATCGCTATGGGTTATTGGTAGTATTTTACTCATTACGATTGGATTATTATTTGCATTTTTTAAAGAACTCAAAATAAGCACATTTGATGTTGGGTTAGCAGCATCTTTAGGGTTTTCGCCTGCTGTTATTCATTATGGACTCATGACGGTTTCTTCAATCACAACTGTTGGCGCTTTTGATGCCGTTGGTGCCATTTTAGTAGTTGCTTTAATGATTGCTCCTGCTGCTACTGCTTATTTGCTTACGACCAACCTAAAACGCATGCTTGTATACGCTATTTGTTTTGGTGTATTTAGTGCCATTTCTGGTTATTGGCTAGCACATTGGTTAGATGCTTCCATTGCTGGCTCTATTACCACCATGTTAGGGGTACTCTTTTTACTCATTTATTTATTTGCCCCCAGTAAAGGTGTCATTGCAGTACTTTACAGAGAAAGGCAACAACGTACAGAAGTTTCGTTACTTACCTTTTTACTGCATTTAAGAAATCATAGCGAAGAAGAAGAACGCCATGTAAACCATCTTAATGAACATATTAATTGGCAAAAAGTACGGAGCAAAACGGTGTTAGAATTGGCGCTTAAAAATAACATGATTGTTATTGAAAATAAGATTGTGTCATTAACAAAAAAAGGGAAAGATTTCACTTCTCAAGCCATAGATTATATTATTACCAACGAAGATTCTAAAATTGAACATATGAAAGATGACTTCTTTTTGTTTAGAGGGTAG
- the mfd gene encoding transcription-repair coupling factor has product MAQSQSFDSVEDKPKIHLKGLVGSSYSFVISSVFKQADKPFLIVFNDKEEAAFYLNDLEQLCGDKDVLFYPGSYRRPYQIEETDNANVLLRAEVLNRINSRKKPAIIVTYPDALFEKVVTRKELERHTLKIAVNDNLSIDFVNEVLFEYQFKRVDFVTEPGEFSVRGGIVDVFSFSHDEPYRIEFFGDEVDSIRTFDVETQLSVEQIKKISIIPNVANKFLEEKRQSFLKYVAQKTVVCLKNADLLFSRIDDFYSKAEEAFKTLSTAIKHAEPNELFCNSTLLKKQLLDFSIFEFGTQPVFCHSERNEASQTIQYNTTPQPSFNKQFNLLIEDLNTNHNKGFTNYIACVSEQQAKRFKDIFDDVEEDVSYKTIVLSLYQGFIDHDNKIACYTDHQIFERYHKFHLKNGYAKKQAITLKELTNLDIGDYVTHIDHGIGRFGGLQKIDVEGKKQEAIKLVYGERDVLYLSIHSLHKITKFNGKDGKPPKIYKLGSTAWKTLKQKTKARVKHVAFNLIKLYAKRKTEKGYQYNPDSYMQHELEASFIYEDTPDQSTATADIKTDMESERPMDRLVCGDVGFGKTEVAIRAAFKAVDNGKQVAVLVPTTILAYQHSRTFKERLKDFPVTVDYLNRFRTAKEKRETLEGLEKGHVDIIIGTHQLVNKNVIFKDLGLLIVDEEQKFGVAVKEKLKTLKDNVDVLTLTATPIPRTLQFSLMAARDLSVITTPPPNRYPIESHVIRFSEDTIRDAVSYEIERGGQIFFIHNRIENIKEVAGMIQRLVPDAKIGIGHGQMDGKKLEQLMLAFMDGAFDVLVSTTIVESGLDVPNANTIFINNANNFGLSDLHQMRGRVGRSNKKAFCYFITPEYSAMTDDARKRITALEQFTELGSGFNIAMKDLEIRGAGDLLGGEQSGFINEIGFDTYQKILNEAIEELKENEFKDLYSDPDEDKVYVKEVTIDTDFELLFPDDYVNNIAERLSLYTQLNNLKNENELSTFETELLDRFGELPEQVTDLLNSVQIKWLATKIGFEKVIMKQGKFIGYFINDQQSNFYQSSNFTKVLQFVQAHSNACKMKEKQTRNGLRLMLTFDDIKSVKQALKALKPIVA; this is encoded by the coding sequence ATGGCCCAATCCCAATCTTTCGATTCTGTAGAGGACAAGCCAAAAATCCATTTAAAAGGACTCGTAGGGTCCTCGTATTCATTTGTGATTTCTAGTGTTTTTAAACAAGCTGACAAACCATTTTTAATTGTTTTTAACGACAAAGAAGAAGCGGCATTTTATTTAAATGACTTAGAGCAACTCTGTGGTGATAAAGATGTGTTGTTCTATCCGGGAAGCTACCGCAGACCGTATCAAATAGAAGAAACCGATAATGCCAACGTTCTATTACGTGCTGAAGTTTTAAATCGTATTAATTCGCGAAAAAAACCAGCTATCATAGTGACGTATCCCGATGCTCTTTTCGAAAAAGTAGTCACTAGAAAAGAATTGGAACGTCATACTTTGAAGATAGCGGTTAATGATAATTTGTCTATAGATTTTGTGAACGAAGTATTGTTCGAATATCAGTTCAAACGTGTCGATTTTGTAACTGAACCAGGAGAGTTTTCAGTGCGTGGTGGTATTGTAGATGTATTTTCATTTTCACATGACGAACCCTATAGAATTGAGTTTTTTGGAGATGAAGTAGATAGCATAAGAACCTTCGATGTAGAAACGCAACTCTCCGTAGAACAGATTAAGAAAATAAGTATCATCCCTAATGTTGCTAATAAGTTTTTAGAAGAAAAGAGACAAAGTTTTCTGAAATATGTGGCTCAAAAAACAGTGGTATGTTTAAAGAATGCTGATTTATTATTTTCGAGAATTGATGATTTTTACAGTAAAGCAGAAGAAGCTTTTAAAACGCTATCTACTGCCATTAAACATGCCGAACCAAACGAATTGTTTTGTAATTCAACATTATTAAAAAAACAATTATTAGATTTTTCAATTTTTGAGTTTGGGACACAGCCTGTCTTTTGTCATTCTGAACGTAATGAAGCATCTCAAACTATTCAGTATAACACCACACCACAACCATCATTTAATAAACAATTCAATCTTTTAATAGAGGATTTAAACACCAATCACAACAAAGGCTTTACCAACTATATTGCATGTGTTAGTGAACAACAAGCAAAACGGTTTAAAGATATTTTTGATGATGTTGAAGAAGACGTGTCTTATAAAACGATTGTGCTTTCTTTATACCAGGGGTTTATTGATCATGATAATAAAATAGCGTGTTATACAGATCATCAAATTTTTGAACGTTATCATAAATTTCATCTTAAAAATGGTTATGCTAAAAAGCAAGCTATTACTTTAAAAGAACTTACCAATTTAGACATTGGTGATTATGTTACACATATCGATCATGGTATTGGTCGCTTTGGTGGATTACAAAAAATAGATGTAGAAGGCAAAAAGCAAGAGGCTATAAAACTGGTTTATGGAGAGCGCGATGTCTTATATTTAAGTATTCACTCGCTGCATAAAATCACTAAATTTAATGGTAAAGATGGAAAGCCGCCTAAAATATATAAACTAGGTAGTACAGCTTGGAAAACTTTAAAACAGAAAACCAAAGCTCGTGTAAAACACGTAGCGTTTAATCTGATAAAACTTTACGCAAAGCGTAAAACAGAGAAAGGCTATCAGTACAATCCGGATAGTTATATGCAGCATGAGTTGGAAGCTTCTTTTATTTATGAAGATACGCCAGACCAAAGTACAGCAACTGCAGATATTAAAACAGATATGGAAAGCGAACGTCCCATGGATAGATTGGTCTGTGGTGATGTTGGTTTTGGAAAAACCGAAGTTGCTATTCGGGCAGCATTTAAAGCTGTAGATAATGGTAAGCAAGTAGCTGTTTTAGTGCCTACTACTATTTTGGCATACCAACATTCCAGAACATTTAAAGAACGATTAAAAGACTTCCCAGTTACGGTCGATTATTTAAATCGCTTTAGAACAGCTAAAGAAAAACGTGAAACTCTTGAAGGTTTAGAAAAAGGGCATGTAGATATTATTATAGGTACACATCAACTCGTAAATAAGAATGTGATATTTAAAGATTTAGGTTTATTGATTGTTGATGAAGAGCAAAAATTTGGTGTCGCTGTAAAGGAAAAATTAAAAACCTTAAAAGATAATGTTGATGTATTGACGCTAACTGCAACACCAATACCCAGGACGCTTCAGTTTAGTTTAATGGCAGCGCGCGATTTATCGGTTATTACAACGCCACCACCAAATCGTTATCCTATTGAAAGTCATGTCATCCGTTTTAGTGAAGACACGATTCGAGATGCGGTGAGCTATGAAATTGAACGTGGTGGACAGATATTCTTTATTCATAACCGCATTGAAAATATTAAAGAAGTAGCAGGTATGATTCAGCGTTTAGTGCCTGATGCTAAAATTGGTATTGGACATGGGCAAATGGATGGAAAAAAACTAGAACAGCTTATGTTAGCATTTATGGATGGTGCGTTTGATGTTTTGGTAAGCACAACCATTGTTGAAAGTGGGCTTGATGTTCCAAATGCGAATACTATTTTTATTAATAATGCCAATAACTTTGGCTTAAGTGATTTACATCAAATGCGCGGTCGAGTAGGGAGAAGTAATAAAAAAGCGTTCTGCTATTTTATTACACCAGAATATTCTGCCATGACAGATGATGCACGAAAACGAATAACCGCTTTGGAGCAGTTTACAGAATTAGGGAGTGGTTTTAATATAGCCATGAAAGATTTAGAAATTCGTGGAGCTGGTGATTTGTTAGGAGGTGAACAAAGTGGTTTTATAAATGAAATAGGTTTCGATACCTATCAAAAAATATTAAATGAAGCCATTGAAGAACTTAAAGAGAACGAGTTTAAAGACTTGTATAGTGATCCTGATGAAGATAAAGTTTATGTAAAAGAAGTCACTATTGATACCGATTTTGAATTGCTTTTTCCAGATGATTACGTTAATAATATTGCTGAACGATTAAGTCTATACACACAACTTAATAATTTAAAAAACGAAAACGAATTAAGTACTTTTGAGACAGAATTATTAGATCGTTTTGGAGAATTGCCAGAACAAGTGACTGATTTATTGAATAGTGTCCAAATTAAGTGGTTGGCTACTAAAATAGGTTTTGAGAAAGTGATCATGAAACAAGGAAAATTTATTGGTTATTTTATTAATGACCAGCAAAGTAATTTCTACCAAAGTAGTAACTTTACAAAAGTATTGCAGTTTGTTCAAGCGCATTCAAACGCTTGTAAAATGAAAGAAAAGCAAACGCGAAACGGACTGCGTTTAATGCTTACATTTGATGATATAAAATCTGTAAAACAAGCATTAAAAGCGCTAAAGCCAATTGTGGCTTAA
- a CDS encoding type 1 glutamine amidotransferase domain-containing protein, with amino-acid sequence MLKKHPIIKWTLISIVSLLILLILFGVWFINLLPLEDMKKDLSASKIEDISYLSDNIIHKRGKILAVVTSSKTMGDSGKSTGYELTELSRAYYIFKANGFEVDVASPLGGKPPIVIDDDDMGTFDYAFLNDSIAQYKTSHTIAMNDVKAEDYQAVFFVGGKGAMFDFPENKKIQSIIRDYYQSGKVVGAVCHGPSALVNVTLDNGRHLLENKTVSSFTNKEELLLIPDAKSIFPFLLQDKLASQGARFNEGAMYLETISHDKNLVTGQNPWSTWKLAETMIKQMGYTPKHRQITGEENAGKVLLVYEKEGSEKAKELIDKLIQEKKPVDRLLIASHSTIAAMKGEIGRFFGLIGLTSYAKSKSESK; translated from the coding sequence ATGCTTAAAAAACATCCTATTATTAAATGGACATTAATTTCAATTGTTAGTTTATTAATTCTTCTTATTTTATTTGGCGTATGGTTTATCAATTTATTGCCTTTAGAGGATATGAAAAAAGATCTATCAGCTAGTAAAATTGAAGATATTTCTTATCTGTCAGATAATATTATCCATAAAAGAGGGAAAATATTAGCCGTAGTTACTAGTAGTAAAACTATGGGGGATAGTGGTAAAAGTACAGGCTATGAATTAACAGAATTATCACGTGCTTATTATATTTTTAAAGCAAATGGTTTTGAAGTTGATGTGGCAAGCCCATTAGGAGGCAAACCACCTATTGTTATTGACGATGATGATATGGGGACATTTGATTATGCTTTTCTAAACGATTCCATTGCTCAATATAAAACGAGCCATACCATAGCTATGAACGATGTTAAAGCAGAAGATTATCAAGCCGTATTTTTTGTTGGAGGGAAAGGCGCTATGTTTGATTTTCCAGAAAACAAAAAAATTCAATCTATTATACGTGATTACTATCAATCTGGAAAAGTTGTAGGAGCCGTTTGTCATGGGCCTTCAGCATTGGTAAATGTAACTCTTGATAATGGCCGCCACCTTTTAGAGAATAAAACCGTGAGCAGTTTTACAAATAAAGAAGAACTGCTTCTAATTCCAGACGCAAAATCAATATTTCCTTTTCTTTTACAAGATAAATTAGCTTCACAAGGAGCTCGTTTTAATGAAGGTGCCATGTATTTAGAAACCATTAGTCATGATAAAAATTTAGTGACGGGACAAAATCCATGGTCTACATGGAAGTTGGCTGAAACTATGATAAAACAAATGGGTTATACACCTAAGCATAGACAAATAACTGGAGAAGAAAATGCTGGAAAAGTCTTATTGGTCTATGAAAAAGAAGGTTCTGAAAAGGCAAAAGAATTAATAGATAAACTAATTCAAGAAAAAAAGCCTGTTGATCGATTATTAATAGCGTCACATAGTACTATAGCTGCAATGAAAGGAGAAATAGGACGTTTCTTTGGTTTGATTGGGTTAACTTCTTATGCCAAAAGTAAATCTGAATCTAAATAG
- a CDS encoding TlpA family protein disulfide reductase — protein MNRLFFLTVLLPSILIAQHTINGKFSPAKDYNVALLYKVTPTLSEYITNTEVAADGSFQFKLDASATKGMYRVVYAVPQEDYNFDIIYNGKEDIDLTFNSETGVTFQNSIENKLLASYTNSMSMITQSLGNYFRQQNEDTLALKTIFKTQAETQSSFESAGKNTIALSFIKANKPYIPKKFEDVNTYVDSLKAHYFDFVDFNNKTLQSSSFLEERMLNYVFGMSFKSVDEITSYKKNIDVFCEAMKNAPIKVKRILLVDLWQQMADLNHENVANYIAETYLMDIAVSLNDQELLHGLILFKNLSIGSVAPDFSLEIVKDKKTVTKKLSKLDVAERYVILFWSSTCSHCLDEVPQLQTYIQSKEKGRVKVVAVALEEDTVKWKNLISGYPEFIHVYGAGKWENEIGNDYGVTATPTYFVLDKDKHIVSKPESFEDLKLYFEKE, from the coding sequence TTGAACCGCTTATTCTTTTTAACAGTTTTATTGCCAAGTATCCTTATTGCCCAACATACTATCAACGGTAAATTTTCACCAGCAAAAGATTATAATGTTGCTTTGTTGTATAAAGTGACCCCAACGTTGTCTGAGTATATTACAAATACCGAAGTAGCAGCCGACGGGAGCTTTCAATTTAAATTAGATGCTTCTGCAACTAAAGGGATGTACAGAGTAGTATATGCAGTACCACAGGAAGATTATAATTTTGATATTATCTACAACGGAAAAGAAGATATAGACCTCACGTTTAATTCTGAAACAGGCGTGACTTTTCAAAATTCAATAGAGAATAAATTATTGGCATCCTACACCAATAGCATGTCTATGATTACCCAAAGTCTTGGAAATTATTTCAGACAACAGAATGAGGATACACTAGCATTAAAAACCATTTTTAAGACCCAGGCAGAAACCCAGTCTAGTTTTGAGTCTGCTGGAAAAAACACGATTGCACTTTCTTTTATTAAAGCCAATAAACCATACATTCCTAAAAAGTTTGAAGATGTTAACACTTACGTTGATAGTTTAAAGGCTCACTATTTTGATTTTGTGGATTTTAATAATAAAACACTTCAGAGTTCTAGTTTTTTAGAAGAACGTATGTTGAATTATGTGTTTGGAATGTCGTTTAAATCAGTAGATGAAATAACTAGTTATAAGAAAAATATTGATGTGTTTTGTGAAGCTATGAAGAACGCTCCAATAAAAGTTAAAAGAATTTTGTTAGTCGATTTGTGGCAGCAGATGGCTGACTTAAACCATGAGAACGTGGCGAATTATATTGCTGAAACCTATTTAATGGATATTGCAGTATCATTAAATGATCAGGAACTTTTACATGGATTAATTTTATTTAAAAATCTTTCTATAGGTAGTGTAGCTCCTGATTTTTCTCTTGAAATAGTAAAAGATAAAAAAACAGTCACTAAAAAACTAAGCAAGTTAGATGTCGCCGAACGTTACGTTATTTTATTTTGGAGCAGTACGTGTTCACACTGTTTAGATGAGGTTCCGCAATTACAGACCTATATTCAATCCAAAGAAAAAGGTAGAGTAAAAGTTGTTGCTGTTGCTTTAGAAGAAGATACTGTTAAATGGAAAAATTTAATATCTGGTTATCCAGAATTCATACATGTTTACGGAGCAGGGAAATGGGAAAATGAGATTGGCAATGACTATGGCGTTACTGCAACACCAACTTATTTTGTATTAGACAAAGACAAACATATAGTTTCGAAACCAGAAAGTTTTGAAGATTTAAAACTATATTTCGAAAAAGAATAA
- a CDS encoding C25 family cysteine peptidase, which produces MYKLRKSVGFKSLMLLTSIIIFTACNNPVKPESYKVLLITNNDLAEAWQAYADWKKSIGKSTKIITVSDISKDYNATNIQEKIRLCVRDYIENYGVKWVVLGGDSQPNDKGVVPGGHITVHQQEPKGIPTDIIYLSPTNWDADNDGIYGEFKDDQEAITYPDGSIGLGRIPVRTREDVIAFTEKVIAYEANYPTGSFASNMVYTCTDQPAYAKVRNSWDGYLSKVWNGNSKRFFSSETPWDEEGKLGSYELSAENLVSLINNKTTSKMHIHGHGHLPAWLLEGKSTFIGDHVQQLNNEGAYPLITTVSCNTGEYDSDKDPSIVEQMIRKPKGGSVAVVAPIRTGKPHFSDRNDFKLMVLEGKLDGTTHTMTRYWMAGMNDNATTGEALMKAKSEMIADAKNSEAYHLCICEINLLGDPTLDMRSAAPKTPKLEVEKQLTLGKNKLEVSTAISGCTVCVWKENDGIYEIAKADDTGKAAFNLEIASAGDMVVSASGINVNSAVTKIYVK; this is translated from the coding sequence ATGTATAAATTAAGAAAAAGTGTTGGGTTTAAAAGTTTAATGTTATTAACTAGTATAATAATATTCACGGCATGTAATAACCCGGTAAAGCCTGAAAGTTACAAAGTATTGTTAATTACCAATAATGATTTGGCTGAAGCTTGGCAAGCCTATGCAGATTGGAAAAAATCTATAGGAAAATCGACGAAAATAATAACGGTTTCGGATATTAGTAAGGACTATAATGCAACAAATATTCAAGAGAAAATAAGATTATGCGTTAGAGATTATATAGAAAATTACGGTGTTAAATGGGTTGTGCTAGGGGGGGATAGCCAACCAAATGATAAAGGTGTTGTACCAGGCGGACATATTACGGTTCATCAACAAGAACCCAAAGGTATTCCCACAGATATTATTTATTTAAGCCCTACAAATTGGGATGCGGATAATGATGGTATTTACGGTGAGTTTAAAGATGACCAAGAGGCCATTACGTATCCTGATGGCAGTATCGGTTTAGGAAGAATACCAGTACGTACAAGAGAAGACGTCATAGCATTCACCGAAAAAGTTATAGCTTATGAAGCTAATTACCCTACAGGTAGCTTTGCTAGTAATATGGTATATACGTGTACAGATCAACCCGCTTATGCTAAGGTCCGTAATAGTTGGGATGGTTACCTTTCAAAAGTTTGGAATGGAAATTCGAAACGCTTTTTTTCATCTGAAACGCCATGGGATGAAGAAGGTAAACTTGGGAGCTACGAACTTAGTGCTGAAAATTTAGTGAGCCTTATTAATAACAAAACAACAAGTAAAATGCACATTCATGGACATGGGCATTTACCTGCTTGGTTATTAGAGGGAAAATCTACTTTTATTGGGGATCATGTACAACAATTAAATAATGAAGGAGCTTATCCTCTAATTACCACGGTTTCTTGTAATACAGGTGAATATGATTCAGATAAGGACCCTTCTATTGTTGAGCAAATGATAAGAAAACCTAAAGGAGGTTCGGTAGCTGTAGTAGCACCAATTCGTACAGGGAAACCTCATTTTTCTGATCGTAACGACTTTAAATTGATGGTGTTGGAAGGAAAACTTGATGGAACTACTCATACGATGACAAGGTATTGGATGGCAGGCATGAATGATAATGCTACTACAGGAGAAGCATTAATGAAAGCTAAAAGTGAAATGATAGCTGATGCTAAAAATTCTGAAGCTTACCATCTTTGTATTTGCGAGATAAATTTATTAGGCGATCCTACATTAGATATGCGATCGGCAGCGCCCAAAACGCCTAAATTAGAAGTTGAAAAACAACTTACATTGGGTAAAAACAAACTAGAAGTAAGTACTGCTATTTCTGGTTGTACGGTGTGCGTATGGAAGGAAAATGATGGTATATATGAAATAGCGAAAGCAGATGATACAGGAAAAGCTGCTTTTAATTTAGAAATAGCTAGTGCCGGGGACATGGTTGTGTCTGCATCGGGAATTAATGTTAATAGTGCTGTAACAAAAATATACGTAAAATAG
- a CDS encoding YraN family protein: protein MAKHNELGKKGEQLAVDFLLKNGYDIIERNYRFDKAEVDIMAKQKDILAIIEVKTRSTTDFGNPQDFVKPKQIQRLVKAVDHYVNENSLDVEVRFDIIAIVKEKEGFNIEHLENAFYHF, encoded by the coding sequence ATGGCAAAACACAACGAACTAGGAAAAAAAGGAGAGCAATTAGCAGTCGATTTTCTGTTGAAAAATGGTTACGACATCATTGAACGTAATTACCGTTTTGATAAAGCTGAAGTTGATATTATGGCGAAACAAAAAGATATACTGGCCATTATTGAAGTAAAAACGCGCTCAACTACCGATTTTGGAAACCCTCAAGATTTTGTGAAACCAAAACAAATTCAGCGTTTAGTAAAAGCCGTTGACCACTATGTAAATGAAAATAGTTTAGATGTTGAAGTTCGTTTTGATATAATAGCTATTGTAAAAGAAAAAGAGGGTTTTAATATTGAGCATTTAGAAAACGCTTTTTATCATTTTTGA
- a CDS encoding AraC family transcriptional regulator, with amino-acid sequence MICAFFLVNIPKFEENSVLSFLEILLIIVSSAGLLHGVLFAFYLCFFKKKKTLTNLLLGLILIFMAFRIGKSVMMNFGDDLEPIFIFAGLATLLLIGPLLRWYMLGMTRPDFKLPKNHMMELIPFFLIFVSSLFITKEWFENNNKTAIILFSSVLIFIYLHFAFYIFKSWRTIQKVKNGYQKETQTKSQKAIFNWLRLLIIGFVFIWGSYVLNILDDEVPYIIGPMVYSLVIYFLSYKAFQLKATEIDGEAFKANDNTILFKEISKLIVDDKLYLESDLSLSKLSTLIGQSTQKTSSVINQHAKRNFNDFINYYRIQDAKKILSSAESEKFTISSIAFDTGFSSLSSFNSAFKKFEDITPSSYRKRQLK; translated from the coding sequence ATGATTTGTGCTTTCTTTCTGGTAAATATTCCTAAATTTGAGGAAAATAGTGTATTGAGTTTTTTAGAAATACTTCTTATTATTGTTAGTAGTGCAGGACTTTTGCATGGTGTTTTATTTGCTTTCTATTTATGCTTTTTTAAAAAGAAAAAAACGCTAACCAATCTTTTATTGGGATTGATTTTAATTTTTATGGCATTTAGAATCGGTAAATCTGTAATGATGAATTTTGGAGATGACCTAGAGCCTATATTTATTTTTGCAGGATTGGCTACTTTACTATTAATTGGTCCATTATTAAGATGGTATATGTTAGGAATGACTAGACCCGATTTTAAGTTGCCAAAAAACCATATGATGGAATTAATTCCATTTTTTTTAATTTTTGTATCTAGTTTATTTATCACAAAAGAATGGTTTGAAAACAATAATAAAACAGCCATCATATTATTTTCAAGTGTTCTTATTTTTATTTATCTGCATTTCGCTTTTTATATTTTTAAATCTTGGCGAACTATTCAAAAGGTAAAGAATGGCTATCAAAAAGAGACGCAAACGAAATCACAAAAAGCAATATTTAATTGGTTACGTTTATTAATTATAGGCTTTGTATTTATTTGGGGTTCGTATGTTTTAAATATTTTAGATGATGAAGTACCGTATATTATTGGTCCTATGGTATATTCTTTAGTGATCTATTTTTTAAGCTATAAAGCATTTCAACTAAAAGCTACAGAGATTGATGGAGAAGCTTTTAAAGCCAATGATAACACCATATTATTTAAAGAAATTTCTAAATTAATTGTAGACGATAAATTATACTTGGAGTCTGATTTGTCACTTTCAAAATTAAGTACCTTGATTGGGCAAAGTACACAAAAGACATCTTCGGTTATAAATCAACATGCCAAACGAAATTTTAATGATTTTATCAATTATTATCGAATTCAGGATGCAAAAAAAATACTTTCAAGTGCAGAAAGTGAAAAGTTTACCATTTCTTCAATAGCTTTTGATACAGGCTTTAGTAGCTTATCTTCTTTTAACAGTGCCTTTAAAAAGTTTGAAGACATAACACCTTCTTCGTATAGAAAAAGACAACTTAAATAA
- a CDS encoding GNAT family N-acetyltransferase produces MTIDKYTEKNKGDFERVWVNWLTNSMGLQPQKKDIEEVQNPVLNYINSGGMVFYANNNGKCIGVVAIKKLNLTDYEFCKLVVDEKARGFGLGKRLVQKCIDFVKEENGKNLYLQSFHKLEIAVKMYKGMGFTDASAPEGMLVVKRTEIIMKREI; encoded by the coding sequence ATGACAATTGATAAATACACAGAAAAGAATAAAGGAGACTTTGAGAGGGTTTGGGTTAATTGGTTAACAAACTCAATGGGACTGCAACCACAAAAAAAAGATATTGAGGAAGTGCAAAACCCTGTGCTAAATTACATTAATAGTGGAGGAATGGTATTTTATGCCAATAATAACGGAAAATGTATTGGAGTGGTCGCTATTAAGAAATTGAATTTAACCGATTACGAATTTTGTAAACTAGTAGTAGATGAAAAAGCTCGTGGATTTGGATTAGGTAAACGTCTAGTTCAGAAATGTATCGATTTTGTCAAAGAAGAAAATGGAAAAAACCTGTACCTACAAAGTTTTCATAAACTTGAAATTGCGGTTAAAATGTATAAGGGAATGGGGTTTACCGATGCTTCTGCTCCTGAAGGTATGTTAGTTGTTAAGAGGACTGAAATCATAATGAAAAGGGAAATATAG